The Chryseobacterium nakagawai genome has a segment encoding these proteins:
- a CDS encoding AraC family transcriptional regulator yields the protein MNNNSKILLNTPELRKENQLLSLVENQTKFNLNNCEFSIYETHKTAFGVKLHFENIAFTAMLRGKKHMKLDNKTNYFDYFPGESILVAPGETMVIDFPDADNTPTQCISLSLNHDFIEDSLNYLNYHLPKIDESSQWNIQLDEYFLFNNQALASATNNIMRIAMDDNSQKDIMADFALKELLIRLMQTQARSMVERNIVKNKSRIGFVVDYIKRNLHQKLSIESIAKLAYVSKSNFFKMFKDELGTSPNDFILQERISKAKELLATQNSIKETAYQTGFSDTNYFTRVFKQLEGITPKSYQNRMIVRE from the coding sequence ATGAATAACAATAGTAAGATTTTATTAAATACTCCTGAATTACGTAAGGAAAACCAACTATTGAGTCTTGTTGAAAACCAGACAAAATTCAATCTAAATAATTGTGAGTTCAGTATCTACGAAACGCATAAAACGGCTTTTGGAGTGAAACTTCATTTTGAAAATATTGCCTTTACAGCAATGCTGAGAGGTAAAAAACATATGAAGCTGGATAATAAGACCAATTATTTTGACTATTTCCCTGGTGAAAGCATTTTAGTAGCTCCCGGTGAAACCATGGTTATTGATTTTCCTGATGCTGACAACACTCCTACACAATGCATCTCTTTAAGTTTGAATCATGATTTTATAGAGGATTCTCTTAATTATTTAAACTATCATCTCCCCAAGATAGATGAATCCTCACAATGGAATATTCAGCTGGATGAATATTTTCTCTTTAACAATCAGGCATTGGCATCTGCCACCAACAATATTATGAGAATCGCTATGGATGATAATTCCCAAAAGGATATCATGGCCGATTTCGCATTGAAAGAACTTCTGATCCGGCTTATGCAAACACAGGCCAGAAGTATGGTGGAAAGAAATATTGTAAAGAATAAATCGAGGATTGGATTTGTAGTGGATTATATTAAAAGAAATCTACACCAGAAACTGTCTATTGAGAGTATTGCGAAACTTGCTTATGTGAGTAAATCGAATTTTTTCAAAATGTTCAAAGATGAACTAGGTACTTCTCCGAATGATTTTATTCTACAGGAAAGAATCAGTAAGGCCAAAGAATTACTGGCTACTCAAAACAGCATTAAAGAAACAGCCTACCAAACAGGATTTTCGGATACCAATTATTTTACCCGGGTTTTTAAGCAGTTGGAAGGAATAACACCGAAGAGTTATCAAAATAGGATGATTGTACGAGAATAA
- a CDS encoding DUF779 domain-containing protein, protein METKITRLSATENALEVIRELEEKYGALMFYQAGGCCEGTQPQCFEKGGFFPRMNDAMIGTINGHEFWIDRDLFEYWKYSHFTLDVTDGFGPGGFSLETPLGKTFKVQYRLFTPEEYKNLEAVKRSE, encoded by the coding sequence ATGGAAACAAAAATAACAAGACTTTCTGCAACAGAAAATGCTCTTGAAGTCATTCGTGAACTTGAAGAAAAATATGGTGCTCTCATGTTTTACCAGGCAGGAGGCTGCTGTGAAGGAACTCAACCACAATGTTTCGAAAAAGGAGGCTTTTTCCCAAGAATGAATGATGCCATGATTGGAACAATTAATGGACACGAATTCTGGATAGACCGTGATCTTTTTGAATATTGGAAATATTCCCATTTTACCCTTGATGTGACAGACGGTTTCGGACCCGGAGGTTTCTCATTAGAAACTCCGCTCGGAAAGACATTCAAAGTACAATACAGGCTTTTTACTCCTGAAGAATATAAAAACCTTGAGGCGGTAAAGAGAAGCGAATAA
- a CDS encoding DnaJ C-terminal domain-containing protein, which yields MAYIDYYKTLGVDKSATQDDIKKAYRKLARKLHPDLNPDDKESERKFKELNEANEVLSNPDNRAKYDKYGENWKHGEEYEKAQQQQRQYQHQQNYGGGYSGADFGEGEDFSDFFQNMFGGSSGGFGKSSRGRASGKFKGQDVQAELTLNLRDAAVTHPQTFEINGKKVRITIPAGVFDGQKIKLKGHGNPGVNGGPNGDLYITFNIPVDPDFERVGDDLKTKVTIDLYTAVLGGDVKVNTLDGSVNLKVKPETQSGMTVRLKGKGFPVYKKDGEHGDLFVTYEVKMPVNLTDKQRELFEQLKNS from the coding sequence ATGGCTTATATAGATTACTATAAAACTTTGGGCGTAGATAAAAGCGCAACACAGGATGATATTAAAAAGGCTTACCGGAAATTGGCCAGAAAGCTACATCCGGACCTTAATCCTGATGATAAAGAATCAGAAAGAAAATTCAAAGAGCTCAATGAAGCTAATGAAGTTCTCAGCAATCCGGATAACCGTGCAAAGTATGATAAGTACGGAGAAAACTGGAAACATGGTGAAGAGTATGAAAAAGCTCAGCAGCAGCAAAGACAGTATCAGCATCAGCAGAACTACGGTGGTGGTTATTCCGGGGCAGACTTTGGTGAAGGTGAAGACTTTTCAGACTTCTTCCAAAATATGTTTGGCGGTTCTTCAGGAGGCTTTGGTAAAAGTTCAAGAGGAAGAGCTTCAGGAAAGTTCAAAGGACAGGATGTACAGGCAGAATTAACCCTAAATTTAAGAGATGCTGCCGTAACTCATCCTCAAACTTTTGAAATCAATGGCAAAAAAGTAAGAATTACGATTCCTGCCGGAGTCTTTGATGGGCAGAAAATTAAATTAAAAGGTCATGGAAATCCGGGAGTGAATGGTGGTCCCAACGGTGATCTTTATATCACATTCAATATTCCTGTAGATCCTGATTTTGAAAGAGTAGGTGATGATCTTAAAACAAAAGTTACTATTGATTTGTATACCGCAGTTTTAGGAGGAGACGTAAAAGTAAATACACTGGATGGAAGTGTTAATCTTAAAGTAAAACCGGAAACCCAAAGCGGAATGACTGTAAGACTGAAAGGTAAAGGTTTTCCTGTCTATAAGAAAGACGGGGAACATGGCGATCTTTTTGTAACCTACGAAGTGAAAATGCCTGTTAACCTTACCGATAAGCAGAG
- a CDS encoding RagB/SusD family nutrient uptake outer membrane protein: MKKNIIKISLAALTVFVSLTSCERNLDQISSVNEAEEQAMTRPESFRQALDGAYTAFKSGGYYTSDTGSQLIMGDLTTDNLIISDGGRNSNAAASNFEFSSDNSQTTGLFSAAYAVVSRANFVLSYLNNGVLAGIQKDNIEAEARAIRAAAHFDILRAYSVIPTQKSSAKNQYGIYYSESFNPLNNNSSRSLSVAESYTKVVNDLLFAADKITQNDADKGRFSKAAVYGLLSRVYLYMGDYANTVKYGQLALGLSPSVTTLDNFNRIWKENEGLAKIADGVLFQISNAAPERNTVGVAYNQLIDGQYRSEFVADYAFFNSFAANDVRKTTYFTTALYNKKMYNHITKYAGNGGPVNIVPVKYLRTAEVLLNVAEASYRSGDAGTALTLLNQLRKERYTSFTPGTEAGSALLDAILKERRLELAFENDRWYTLKRLGLSVQRSGKGDIADGSGSKALTQTLSSTSDLWQWPIPVNAIQANPNIKQNDGY, encoded by the coding sequence ATGAAAAAGAATATAATAAAAATAAGTTTAGCTGCGTTGACTGTTTTTGTATCGTTAACGTCTTGTGAAAGAAATTTGGATCAGATTTCATCAGTGAATGAAGCAGAGGAGCAGGCAATGACTAGACCTGAATCTTTCAGACAGGCTTTAGATGGAGCTTATACGGCATTTAAAAGCGGAGGTTATTATACTAGTGATACAGGTAGTCAGCTTATTATGGGTGACCTTACTACAGATAACCTTATTATTTCAGATGGAGGAAGAAACTCTAACGCTGCAGCTTCAAACTTTGAATTCTCTTCAGATAATTCACAGACGACAGGGTTGTTTAGTGCTGCATATGCGGTAGTAAGCAGAGCTAACTTTGTTCTTTCTTATTTAAATAATGGAGTATTAGCTGGTATTCAAAAAGATAATATAGAGGCTGAAGCTAGAGCAATCAGAGCAGCAGCTCATTTCGATATCTTAAGAGCTTACTCTGTAATCCCTACACAAAAATCATCAGCAAAGAACCAATACGGTATTTATTATTCTGAATCTTTTAATCCTTTGAATAATAATTCATCTAGAAGTTTATCAGTAGCTGAGTCGTATACAAAAGTAGTTAATGACTTATTATTTGCTGCTGATAAAATTACTCAGAATGACGCTGATAAAGGAAGATTCAGTAAAGCTGCTGTATACGGATTATTATCAAGAGTATATCTTTACATGGGAGACTATGCTAATACTGTAAAATATGGTCAGTTAGCATTAGGACTTTCACCAAGTGTTACAACGTTGGATAACTTCAACAGAATCTGGAAAGAAAACGAAGGATTGGCTAAAATTGCCGACGGAGTTTTATTCCAGATCTCAAATGCAGCACCTGAGCGTAATACAGTAGGGGTTGCCTATAACCAGTTAATTGACGGTCAATACAGATCAGAATTTGTTGCAGATTATGCTTTCTTCAACTCTTTTGCTGCTAATGACGTAAGAAAAACTACTTATTTTACTACAGCTTTGTACAACAAAAAAATGTACAACCATATTACAAAATATGCAGGTAACGGTGGACCAGTGAACATTGTTCCAGTTAAATATCTGAGAACTGCTGAAGTATTACTGAACGTAGCAGAAGCATCTTACAGATCAGGCGACGCAGGGACAGCTCTTACTTTACTAAACCAGTTGAGAAAAGAAAGATATACTTCATTTACTCCTGGAACAGAAGCTGGATCGGCTCTTTTAGATGCTATCCTGAAAGAAAGAAGATTAGAGCTTGCCTTTGAAAATGACAGATGGTATACCCTAAAAAGATTAGGTCTTTCCGTTCAAAGATCTGGTAAAGGAGATATTGCTGATGGTAGTGGGTCAAAAGCACTTACCCAAACGCTTTCATCTACTAGCGATTTATGGCAATGGCCAATTCCTGTCAATGCAATTCAGGCTAACCCGAACATTAAGCAGAATGACGGTTATTAA
- a CDS encoding dicarboxylate/amino acid:cation symporter, whose protein sequence is MKEVLKNYSGIIFLLLGITIGSIIGIVAPGFVEYIKPLGDIFLNLLFVSVVPLVFFAVSNSIASLEQQSKFGKIILIMALTFLFFILTAAVFTICAVYLFPVSGVSGSSEMITEAANEDNWGNRIVSFFTVGEFTALFSRQNMLALLIFAFMTGFAARKTGEAGKPFRVFIASGYEVMKELLLLVMKLAPIGLGAYFAYQVATLGPQLFGFYAKPLGLYYVAGIIYFLVFFSIYAFMASGQKGVKSFWTNAIYPTLTAISTCSSFATMPANLQAASKIGIPNSIANLVIPIGTTLHKNGSSMSSIIKIYVAFLIIGKDFFDPANLLLALGITVFVSIVAGGIPNGGYIGEMLMISVYKLPQEAIPAVMIIGTLVDPLATVLNSVGDIVAAMFVNRFVKD, encoded by the coding sequence ATGAAAGAGGTACTGAAAAACTACTCCGGAATTATATTTTTACTTCTGGGAATCACAATCGGAAGCATTATAGGAATCGTTGCTCCGGGTTTTGTGGAATACATTAAACCGTTGGGAGACATTTTCCTGAATCTTCTCTTTGTAAGTGTTGTACCTTTGGTCTTCTTTGCTGTATCTAATTCTATAGCATCTCTGGAGCAGCAATCTAAATTCGGGAAGATTATTCTTATTATGGCGCTTACCTTTCTGTTCTTTATTCTTACTGCTGCTGTATTTACGATATGTGCAGTCTATCTGTTTCCGGTTTCCGGGGTCTCAGGAAGTTCTGAAATGATTACAGAAGCGGCAAATGAGGACAATTGGGGAAATAGAATTGTAAGTTTCTTTACCGTGGGAGAATTCACTGCCTTGTTTTCAAGACAAAATATGCTGGCACTCCTTATTTTTGCTTTCATGACAGGTTTTGCAGCCAGAAAAACGGGAGAAGCAGGAAAACCTTTCAGAGTTTTTATAGCATCAGGATATGAAGTGATGAAGGAACTTCTTTTATTGGTGATGAAACTGGCCCCTATTGGGTTGGGAGCTTATTTCGCCTACCAGGTTGCTACATTAGGACCACAGCTTTTTGGATTTTATGCTAAACCTTTAGGGTTATATTATGTGGCGGGAATTATTTATTTTCTTGTTTTCTTTTCCATTTATGCGTTTATGGCGAGCGGACAGAAAGGAGTGAAAAGTTTTTGGACTAATGCTATTTACCCAACTCTTACTGCAATAAGTACCTGCAGCAGTTTTGCCACTATGCCTGCCAATTTACAGGCCGCATCTAAGATTGGAATTCCTAATTCCATTGCTAATCTGGTAATCCCAATTGGGACAACGTTACATAAAAACGGGTCTTCCATGTCATCAATTATTAAAATCTATGTAGCTTTTTTAATTATTGGAAAAGATTTCTTTGACCCTGCCAACTTACTTTTAGCTTTGGGCATCACTGTTTTTGTAAGTATTGTAGCTGGTGGAATTCCTAATGGTGGATATATTGGGGAAATGTTAATGATTTCGGTTTATAAATTACCTCAGGAAGCTATTCCGGCGGTGATGATTATCGGAACCCTGGTAGATCCTTTAGCGACTGTTTTGAATTCTGTAGGAGATATTGTCGCCGCCATGTTCGTCAACCGGTTTGTCAAAGATTGA
- the adhP gene encoding alcohol dehydrogenase AdhP, which translates to MIPKTMKAAVVQGYGQPLKIEEVPVRTPGRYEVLVKVIACGVCHTDLHAVDGDWPAKPKMPLIPGHEGVGIVVACGPEAFVKEGDAVGVPWLYSACGCCDYCITGWETLCEAQKNGGYSVDGGFAEYVIADSRYVGHLKSDVNFLEIAPILCAGVTVYKGLKETETKPGEWVAISGIGGLGHVAVQYAKAMGMHVAAIDVADDKLELAKKLGADLVVNAKNTDPGEYLHKEVGGMHGALITAVSPIAFKQGIDVLRRKGTIALNGLPPGSFELPIFETVLKRITVRGSIVGTRKDLQEALDFANEGLVKATVTSAKLEDINDVFDKMKKGQIDGRIVLDIAGSN; encoded by the coding sequence ATGATCCCAAAAACGATGAAGGCTGCGGTAGTTCAAGGCTATGGCCAGCCCCTGAAGATTGAAGAAGTTCCTGTTAGAACCCCTGGAAGATATGAAGTACTGGTAAAGGTTATAGCCTGCGGTGTTTGCCATACAGATTTACATGCAGTAGACGGAGACTGGCCGGCTAAGCCCAAAATGCCGCTTATTCCCGGGCATGAAGGAGTAGGAATTGTAGTAGCTTGCGGGCCTGAAGCTTTTGTAAAAGAAGGCGATGCAGTAGGAGTGCCATGGCTTTACAGTGCTTGCGGTTGCTGTGATTACTGTATTACAGGATGGGAAACACTTTGTGAAGCTCAGAAAAATGGAGGGTATAGCGTAGACGGAGGATTTGCGGAATATGTGATTGCAGATTCAAGATATGTAGGACACTTAAAGTCAGATGTAAACTTTCTGGAGATTGCTCCCATTTTATGTGCAGGAGTAACAGTTTATAAGGGACTAAAAGAGACTGAAACCAAACCTGGGGAATGGGTTGCCATCTCAGGAATTGGCGGATTGGGACATGTAGCAGTCCAATATGCAAAAGCGATGGGAATGCATGTAGCTGCTATTGATGTCGCAGATGATAAACTTGAATTGGCAAAAAAACTAGGCGCAGATCTGGTTGTTAATGCAAAAAATACAGATCCTGGCGAGTATTTACATAAGGAAGTAGGAGGAATGCATGGGGCATTGATTACTGCTGTTTCACCAATTGCTTTTAAACAAGGGATAGATGTTTTAAGAAGAAAGGGGACTATTGCTCTCAATGGATTGCCGCCCGGATCTTTTGAACTTCCGATTTTTGAAACTGTATTAAAGAGAATTACCGTAAGAGGATCCATTGTAGGAACCAGAAAAGATTTACAGGAAGCATTGGACTTTGCTAATGAAGGACTAGTAAAAGCTACAGTAACCTCAGCAAAACTAGAAGATATTAATGATGTCTTTGATAAAATGAAAAAAGGCCAGATCGATGGCAGAATCGTATTAGATATTGCAGGCTCAAATTAA
- a CDS encoding aldehyde dehydrogenase family protein — protein sequence MSTLTETKSTTLLQRPEFKSRYDNYIDGKFTPPVKGQYFDVVSPVDGKNFTQVAHSSKEDLELAVDAADKAFQTWKHTSATERSIILNKIADRIEQNLEYLATVETIDNGKAVRETLAADLPLAIDHFRYFASVIRSEEGSHNELDKDTVSLIVHEPLGVIAQIIPWNFPILMATWKLAPALAAGNCVVLKPAESTPVSIMILMELIGDLLPAGVVNIVNGFGAELGRALVTNPKVSKAAFTGSTATGRLVMQYATENIIPVTLELGGKSPNVFFNSVMDADDEFLDKAIEGAVLFALNQGEICTCPSRLLVQEGIADAFIERVIERVKAIKVGNPLDKTVMMGAQASKIQKEKILSYIQLGVDEGAEVLVGGEVNHLGEDLEDGYYIQPTIFKGNNKMRIFQEEIFGPVLAFTTFKDEEDAVKIANDTIYGLGAGVWTRDAHQLYNIPRQIEAGRVWVNQYHSYPAGAPFGGYKQSGIGRENHKMMLDHYRQTKNMLISYNKNKLGFF from the coding sequence ATGAGTACTCTTACAGAAACAAAATCAACGACTCTTCTACAGCGTCCCGAGTTCAAAAGCAGATACGATAATTATATTGACGGGAAATTCACACCTCCCGTTAAAGGGCAATATTTTGACGTGGTTTCACCTGTTGACGGTAAGAATTTTACCCAGGTAGCCCATTCCTCTAAAGAAGATTTGGAGCTGGCTGTAGATGCAGCTGACAAAGCATTTCAGACTTGGAAGCATACATCAGCAACAGAAAGAAGTATTATTCTTAATAAAATTGCAGACAGGATAGAGCAAAATTTAGAATACCTTGCCACAGTAGAAACCATAGATAACGGTAAAGCAGTAAGAGAAACTCTAGCTGCTGATCTTCCTCTGGCTATTGATCATTTCAGGTATTTCGCATCTGTTATCCGTTCAGAAGAAGGGTCTCACAATGAATTAGACAAAGATACCGTATCTCTGATCGTTCATGAGCCTCTGGGGGTTATTGCTCAGATTATTCCATGGAACTTCCCGATTCTTATGGCAACCTGGAAGCTGGCCCCGGCATTAGCTGCTGGAAATTGCGTGGTTTTAAAGCCTGCAGAAAGTACTCCTGTTTCTATTATGATCCTCATGGAACTGATAGGAGATCTCTTACCCGCTGGAGTTGTCAATATTGTGAACGGCTTCGGTGCAGAGCTTGGAAGAGCACTGGTAACGAATCCTAAAGTTTCCAAAGCAGCTTTCACCGGATCTACAGCTACAGGACGTTTGGTAATGCAGTATGCAACAGAAAATATTATTCCTGTAACGCTGGAGTTGGGCGGAAAATCACCTAATGTTTTCTTTAACTCTGTGATGGATGCTGATGATGAATTCTTAGATAAAGCCATTGAAGGTGCTGTTCTTTTTGCTCTTAATCAGGGAGAAATCTGTACATGTCCGTCAAGACTGTTGGTTCAGGAAGGGATAGCAGATGCCTTCATCGAAAGAGTGATTGAGAGGGTAAAAGCCATCAAAGTAGGTAACCCATTGGATAAAACTGTAATGATGGGAGCCCAGGCCTCAAAAATTCAAAAAGAAAAGATCCTTTCCTATATCCAGCTGGGGGTAGATGAAGGCGCTGAAGTATTGGTAGGAGGAGAGGTAAATCACCTTGGAGAAGACTTGGAAGACGGATATTATATTCAGCCAACAATCTTCAAAGGAAATAATAAAATGAGAATTTTCCAGGAAGAGATCTTCGGTCCTGTATTGGCGTTTACTACTTTTAAGGATGAAGAAGATGCGGTAAAAATTGCCAATGATACTATCTACGGATTAGGAGCAGGAGTGTGGACGAGAGATGCACACCAGCTATACAATATTCCACGTCAAATTGAGGCAGGAAGAGTTTGGGTAAATCAATACCACTCATATCCGGCAGGAGCTCCTTTTGGAGGATATAAGCAATCCGGAATTGGAAGGGAGAATCATAAAATGATGCTAGATCATTATCGTCAGACTAAAAATATGCTGATCTCCTATAACAAAAATAAGTTAGGTTTCTTTTAA
- a CDS encoding SusC/RagA family TonB-linked outer membrane protein yields MNVKLHVLSAGALFFLGQAAYAQKSKNDSILKENKIDEVIVTGYQKKKADEITQAQAVVSGDAIRRNSPTTSIGNSLQGRASGVYVQSATGQPGSTATIMVRGVAGVGGSSEPTYVVNGMYMTARQFSAINPADVESISVLKDAAATAQYGARGANGVVVVTTKAGKVGKTNYSFESKFGFSEKLKDKNFTMMNSRELMNYQNELGYLGVTPRSQDEINALAVYDHNWQKDLLRPSSIQSYLFSAQGGSRESTFYYSLGYDADNGILRDVDGLKRYTGNFGFTNKLSEKLNVGVNIGIQYQVTENFRDRNNTQNPFAAMYKYAPYEPIYNPDGSYNQKMRAGSNTVEQIRNNRSEDQRLRIPVTLFGEYKITNGLKFKTNFNGLYDWYMNTTWMKKGSNLDLTTNKIPTGSLAKNSLYGFNYTWNNSLNYKKSFGKHNFDFLGFIEYNDNFTESLNASAYGLKSTTLSVPSITTPSDRNTFTGTKIRNTLFSLAGMVNYDYEGKYLATGSLRRDASSRFGANNKSGIFWSASAAWNIAKEDFMKGGFINDLKLRGSYGTTGNDGSLSDYYNVANVGFDLYGNNAALFPGTYNSSEKVYIIGNTNLKWESNAVANAGVDFAMWKRRIRGSVEVYQNKRKDFVQLVPLDKQEGSYYQYINAGDMTQRGLEAELSLDVIRKKDFQWTVRANISFQKSTLDKLADGQTERNLGYTYLKVGETPYVFYNVRFAGVNAQNGNAQYYDKEGKITETYSASNAVPITDKSPFPKSFGGFGTTLQYKGFDFSADFTFKLGGYTYNNMYLLANDPTQAKAGRNMAQSAANMWRKPGDTDVLQRVDSNGLRDSDQWIEKSDYLRLRSLTLGYTFDKKILGEDSPINKLRMFVQGQNLFTVTGFHGEPEISVGSGESTSLFVPGSFNLYTYPAVRTIMVGMQLEF; encoded by the coding sequence ATGAATGTGAAGTTACATGTATTAAGTGCTGGAGCTTTGTTTTTTTTAGGACAAGCTGCCTATGCGCAAAAATCTAAGAATGATTCTATTCTGAAGGAGAATAAGATCGATGAGGTAATCGTTACTGGATATCAGAAGAAAAAAGCAGATGAAATTACCCAGGCTCAGGCCGTTGTAAGTGGTGATGCTATCAGAAGAAACTCTCCTACAACATCTATCGGAAACTCTCTACAAGGTAGAGCTTCAGGGGTATATGTACAAAGTGCTACCGGACAGCCGGGTTCTACTGCTACCATTATGGTAAGAGGGGTTGCCGGTGTTGGTGGATCTTCCGAGCCTACTTATGTAGTAAACGGAATGTATATGACTGCTAGACAATTCAGTGCAATCAACCCAGCGGATGTAGAATCAATTTCCGTACTTAAAGATGCTGCCGCTACAGCTCAGTATGGTGCGAGAGGGGCAAACGGGGTAGTTGTAGTAACTACGAAAGCCGGAAAAGTTGGAAAAACTAACTATTCATTTGAAAGTAAGTTCGGTTTCAGTGAAAAACTGAAGGACAAAAACTTCACAATGATGAATTCCAGGGAGTTAATGAACTACCAGAATGAGTTAGGTTATTTAGGTGTAACGCCAAGATCTCAAGATGAAATTAATGCACTTGCTGTTTATGATCACAACTGGCAAAAAGACCTGTTGAGACCTTCAAGTATTCAGTCTTATTTGTTCAGTGCACAGGGAGGATCCAGAGAAAGTACATTCTACTATTCATTGGGCTATGATGCTGATAACGGTATCCTTAGAGATGTGGACGGACTTAAGAGATATACAGGTAACTTTGGATTTACAAATAAATTAAGCGAAAAGTTAAATGTTGGAGTTAACATTGGTATTCAATATCAGGTTACAGAAAACTTCAGAGACAGAAATAATACACAGAACCCATTTGCGGCAATGTATAAGTATGCTCCATATGAGCCTATTTACAACCCAGATGGAAGCTACAACCAAAAAATGAGAGCGGGTTCAAACACTGTAGAGCAGATTCGTAATAACAGATCTGAAGATCAAAGGTTAAGAATCCCGGTAACTTTATTCGGAGAATATAAGATCACGAACGGATTGAAATTTAAAACTAATTTCAACGGGCTTTACGATTGGTACATGAATACCACTTGGATGAAAAAGGGATCTAACCTGGATTTAACTACCAACAAGATTCCTACAGGTTCATTAGCAAAAAACTCATTATATGGATTTAACTATACATGGAACAACTCATTAAATTATAAGAAATCATTCGGAAAACATAATTTCGATTTCTTAGGATTTATCGAATATAATGACAACTTCACTGAATCATTGAATGCAAGTGCTTATGGATTAAAATCTACTACACTTAGTGTTCCATCTATCACAACTCCTTCTGACAGAAATACATTTACCGGAACTAAAATCAGAAATACTCTTTTCAGTTTAGCAGGTATGGTAAACTATGATTATGAAGGTAAATATTTAGCAACAGGATCATTAAGAAGAGATGCTTCTTCAAGATTTGGAGCTAATAACAAGAGCGGGATCTTCTGGTCAGCAAGTGCTGCTTGGAACATTGCGAAAGAAGACTTCATGAAAGGTGGTTTCATCAACGACTTAAAACTTAGAGGTTCTTACGGTACAACCGGAAATGACGGTTCATTATCTGATTATTACAACGTAGCCAATGTTGGTTTCGATTTATACGGAAATAATGCAGCTTTATTCCCTGGAACCTATAACTCTTCTGAAAAAGTTTACATTATTGGTAATACGAATCTGAAATGGGAATCTAATGCGGTAGCCAATGCGGGGGTTGATTTTGCAATGTGGAAAAGAAGAATTCGTGGATCTGTAGAAGTTTACCAAAACAAGAGAAAAGATTTCGTACAATTAGTACCATTAGATAAGCAGGAAGGATCATATTATCAGTATATCAATGCGGGAGATATGACTCAAAGAGGTCTTGAAGCTGAATTAAGCTTAGATGTGATCAGAAAGAAAGATTTCCAATGGACTGTACGTGCTAATATCTCTTTCCAAAAATCAACTCTTGATAAGCTAGCAGACGGGCAGACTGAAAGAAACCTTGGATATACTTATCTTAAAGTGGGCGAAACTCCATATGTATTCTATAATGTTAGATTTGCAGGAGTAAACGCTCAAAATGGAAACGCTCAATATTACGATAAAGAAGGAAAAATTACTGAAACATACAGTGCTTCTAATGCCGTTCCAATTACAGATAAATCTCCTTTCCCAAAAAGCTTTGGAGGTTTCGGAACTACCCTTCAATATAAAGGATTTGATTTTAGTGCAGACTTCACATTCAAATTAGGAGGATATACATATAACAACATGTATTTACTTGCTAATGATCCAACTCAAGCGAAAGCAGGAAGAAACATGGCGCAATCAGCAGCTAATATGTGGAGAAAACCAGGTGATACAGATGTATTACAAAGAGTAGACTCTAATGGTTTGCGTGATTCTGATCAGTGGATTGAAAAATCAGACTACTTAAGATTAAGATCCCTTACATTAGGATATACATTTGATAAAAAAATTCTTGGAGAAGATTCACCAATTAATAAACTAAGAATGTTTGTACAGGGGCAGAACTTATTTACAGTAACTGGTTTCCACGGAGAACCTGAAATTTCTGTAGGATCTGGCGAATCTACATCATTATTTGTTCCAGGATCATTTAACCTTTATACTTATCCTGCTGTAAGAACGATCATGGTAGGAATGCAATTAGAATTTTAA